Genomic window (Corynebacterium simulans):
CGAGGTCACCGCGGTTATTGATGCTGCGGGACTGAATAAATCTGGGCCGCAAACCCAAAACGATGTACTCAATGGCATCGCCCATATTCCAGGAACGGAAGAATTCTGGATTACTGGTAAGCGGTGGGTTGATTTGTATCGCGTGACCTTCGAGTAGGATTCTTTGCCATGGCAACCCGTAAGGAAGCAAGGAAGAAGTCGCTGCTGCAGCTTTTGGCGCTGATTATCGCCGTGGCAGTCATTGTGGTCTCCGTGGTCTTATTCCAGAATTGGTGGAATAGCCGCCCAGGTCCTGAGCCGCAGGACATCACCGTCAAGGCCAGCGTGGGTGAGAAGAGTCTCGACGTTGCGCCTTATATGGTCTGCGAGCTGGGCACCGAATGCCCTGAGGGCGAGGCTCCAAACCTCACCGTCGGCAAGGATGACACTTTGCATCTAGAGATCCCAGAAGAGATCTCCAACCACGAGTGGCGCATCCTTTCCATCTACGATGACCCGGCGGCTAACGACGAGCAGATTCACGGCGCCGGCGATTCTTCCACCGTGGACGTTCCGGGTTCTGTTGACCCCATCAAGGCCTCTACAGGAAAGCGACCGCGCCTGATGGTGGTCGAGATTTCCTCGCTGATGATTGGCACCGATGGCAAGGGCGAGGAGGCGCCGTTTAGCACCGTGTGGTCCCTTTCCACGATGTCTGACAAGGAGCTTGCCGAGGCCACAAAGACCGCTGCACCTGATAAGCCCACCGAGCCGAGCAAGGCTGCTTCCAAATAAACGCAGCCTGCGAAAAAGCGCGAGCCCAACTTCTAGATTCCCACAAGGGGAGACGAAGTTGGGCTCGCGCTTTTGCTTGATTTTTAGCTATCCAAATCCTTGGCGATGGCACGCAGGATTTCAGCGACCTGACGGCCAGTCTTGCGCTCTGGGTAGCGCCCCTGCGCCAGCACCGGCTGCACCTGGGTTTCCAGCAGCGTCATTACATCGGAGAGCATGCTCGACAGCTCGTCCGGCTTACGGGAAGGAGTGCGGCGGCGCGGCTTGTCCAAAACCTTGACACGCAGTGCCTGTGGACCGCGGCGGCCTGCCGCGAAATCAAAGTCGATCCGCTGGCCTTGGACCAGCTCGTCGACGCCCTCGGGCAGCACGTTGCGGCCGACGTAGACATCCTCATCGCCGGGGTTGCTCACAAAGCCGAAACCCTTGTCAGCATCAAACCACTTAACTTTGCCGATTGGCACGCCCCTACTCGCTTTCTTACTCGGGAATAAAGAGAATTATTCTAACTCCTATAACACAGCAATTGAAGTTGCTGTCACATAAACAACACACGTTACAGGGGTGATCTAATTCACATTTTCGGAACGACCTGCGAAAATGCAATGAGTTCCCAGAGGAAAGACGCCATGCCGAGTCAGTTACGTGACTATTTCGTTATAAACCGTTACTGTTTGGGACAGGCACTTGGCCGCCAGCGAGGAAGTCTCGCCCCCACACGCAGTCCGGGCTTCCCCGTGGCGGCCGATATTTGTGCAAGACAACTTTAAAGCAATTACTTTTGCCGGACTGAGCACAACGTGGGCGCGAGAAATCTAGAGAAGAGGAATACTTTTAATGGGACGCCACTCCGCTAAGAACAACTCGTTCGCTACCAAGTTCGCAGCTTCCACCGTCGCCGTCGGCGCCGCTGCAGCCATCATGGCACCGACCGCATCCGCTGCTCCGGATTCCGACTGGGACCGCCTCGCGCAGTGTGAGTCCGGCGGAAACTGGGCAATCAACACCGGCAACGGCTACTACGGCGGTCTGCAGTTCTCCGGCCAGACCTGGTCCGCATTCGGTGGCGGTCAGTATGCACCGACCGCAAACCAGGCAACTCGTGAGCAGCAGATCGCTGTCGCTGAAAAGATCCTGGCTTCCCAGGGCTGGGGCGCATGGCCTGCTTGCTCCGCTTCCTTGGGCCTGAACTCCGCACCAACCCCGCGTGACGCCGCTCCGGCACCGGCTCCAGCACCGGCTCCAGTTCAGCAGGCAGCTGCACAGCCTTCCGACGAGCTGGCTGTTGACGCTCTCTACAAGATGGTCGAGGACACCGCAGCTAAGTACGGGCTGGCTATCCCGGCTGAGTTTGCAAACCAGTACAAGGCAAACCGCCACAACTTCGACGCGTTCTACTCCGCGAACCGCCAGTTCATCGATCCGATCGCTCAGCTCATCGAAAACCTCTAAGGCTTTTTCAAACTAAAGCTGCGCAGATTCGCGTTTAAAGCTCCCAGCCCTAGGTGGAACTTTCCAGTTCCTTCTGGCTGGGAGCTTTTGGTTTTCTTAGCGTACGAAAAATGGCCCCACCACAAAACGGCCGCTAAAGGGCGCGCGGTGGGGCTAGGCCTGCGTTAGGCTAAAGGATTTTCTTCTAAGTAAGAGCTTTAGCGGTTAACGCGGGTGTATGGGTGCACGTAGTTGAGCTTCTCCGCCGGCATTGGCAGGATCAGATCGTCACCGAACGGGCTGGATGCACCAGCGAACGGCGCGTAGATTTCGGTAATTGCGTGCTCGCGATTTTCATTCTTCGGCCAAGCCGGGGATACGAAGCCATTCTTCTTATTCGACATAGGCCTTATTATTCCAAACCCCGGCCCAAAAAGTAACTCAATAACCCACTAAACTTATTCGCCACCATGACCCCACCTCACAGCACTTCCTCCGCGACGGTTCAATTCCGCACGTGGCTTGCAGATCTTGACCAAGAGCAGCTTTCGACGCTGCTTGGCTATCGCAGCGATGTGCTCTCACCGCTACCCCCGGGAATCGCCCCGTTGGCAACGCGCCTTAGCCTGACCACTTCCCTAGCGCGCGCACTCGCGCAGTGCGATGCCGAGTTGCTTGCTACTGCCGAGGACATCGCTTTGCGGGGCGGCGAACTGGAACCCGTAGAAGTTTTGGCCCCAGAGCCAACCGCAAGGTTGCTCGAGCGGGGCCTCGCATTCGAAGTGGAAGCACAGGGCGTATGCCTTGCCCCAGGGCTCATGCAGGCGCTTCCCACCGGGTGGTCGCTGCTCCATCAGAGCACCACCAACCCCGAGGAGATCACGGCACTGCCCGAGGATGAGGCACGGATTCTGCAAACCCTGGCCGCCTCTGGCGGAATGGGCGCTACTCGCGACGCAGCTCCCGATGCTGATCCCACGCGCCCAATCCCCCGCCTTTTGGCCAAGAGCATTCTCACCCGCGTCGATTCCCACACCGTGCGGCTACCGCGCGCCGCCCGCCGCGCGCTGGAGGGACACAGCCCCGAGCTCATTCCGCTGCGCCCAAGCGGCCGTGCCGGCACCCCGCCACTAGAGAAGAAGGCGGGGGAAGCAGGCGCCGCCGCTGGGCTGCAAGTAGTTCGCGAGCTGGAAAGACTCATCGATCTTGTCGGTGCTCGCCCCATCGAGCTTTTGAAAGACAAGACCGTAGGCGTTCGCCCGCAGGCCCAACTCGCTAAGGAACTCGGAATCACAGAGCTGGAGCTGCGCCGCCTGGTTTGCCTCGGCTTTTCCGCTCGTCTCCTAAGCCGCGGCGAACCGAAGGGCTTGAAGGGCAACTTCTTAGCGCCTACCCAAGGCGCACAGGAATGGCTGGATGCCGGCCTGTCTGAGAAGTGGAGCCTGCTCCTCGATGCCTGGCAGTCCTCTACCTGGCAGCCTTGGGCCGAAGGCCGCCTGCTTTCCGCCGAGAGCGTCTCTGAGCATTTGGCCCGCCACCGCCGCACGGTGATGGACGTCTATGCCCACGCCTCAGTCCCACTTAGCAAAGAGGAATTTTCCGAAGAGCTGCGCTTCCGCGCCCCGCTTTTTACAACGCACACGAAGTCCTCCACCATCGATGCCCTCGTTGCCGAAGCTGAATGGATCGGAGCCATTGCGCTAGGCCAAGCCACCCAGGTGCTGCTGGATCCTGCGGCCACGCATACCCTTACCCCGGAAGAAGTGGACTACTTCATCATCCAGGGCGATCTCACGGTCTTGGTTCCCGGACCGCTGGAGGCCAGCGCGCATCGCCGGTTGGGAGATCTCGCGGACTTGGAATCGCCAGGCCTAGCCAGCGTCTACCGTATTAGCGCGTCCACGCTGCGCCGCGGCTTGGACGTAGGCATGACGGCGCAAGAGATCACCGACTTCTTCGCCGCCCACAGCGAGGTGCCTCAGACCCTCGAGTTTCTCATCCGCGACGTCGATAGGCGCCACGGCACGCTGCGCTCCGGCCCTGCGCTGGCGTACCTCCGCAGTGAAGATCCCGTCCTTCTCGAAATGGCGGTGCGGGCGGTGCCAGAACTGCGCCGCATCGCTCCTACCGTCGCAATATCGCAAGTGCGCGTCGGTGAGCTGCTGGAGAAACTGCGCGCCCACGGACTTGCTCCCGCCGGCGAAGATGAAACAGGTGCTTCCCTGAATATGGCGCTCAAGCCCTACGCACTGCCTACTCCGGCACCTCGCAAGGCTGGCCCCACTCGCCCGGATCCGACGAGCGTCGCCAAGGCTCTGCTTGATACCGAATCACCCGCGCCCACCGCCGCGGATGAATCCAGCCTCGACGTCCTTCACGCTGCTGCCCGCGGCGGGCGCCCCGTCAAGATCACCTATGCGGATAAGAACGGCAATTCTAAGTCCAGGACTGTAAAGCCGCTGTCCGTCGCCGGAGGTCAGGTCGATGCCACCGGCAGCGATGGTTCCACCATCCGCTTCCCTTTGCACCGCATCACTGCCGTGGAACTCGCTTAGCGCCAGCAGGGCGATCGGGGCTATACTTTTGGCTTTCTACCATTGGCGAGCCTGTACAAAGGAGCAAGTAGATGCCCGGACCGCTCATCGTGCAATCTGACAAGACGGTGCTCTTGGAGGTCGACCACGAAGACGCTGCCGCAGCCCGCATCGCGCTTTCGCCCTTTGCAGAACTGGAGCGCGCGCCAGAGCACGTTCACACTTATCGCATCACACCGCTGGCGCTGTGGAATGCCCGCGCCGCGGGCCACGACGCCGAGCAGGTGGTCGACGTGCTCGAGCGTTATTCGCGTTTCCCGGTTCCGCAGGCGCTGCTTATCGACGTCGCGGAGACCATGTCGCGCTACGGCCGCGTGCGCCTCCACTCGCATCCGGCGCACGGCCTCATCTTGGAATCTGCCGAGGTTCCGATCCTCGAAGAACTCGCGCGGCACAAGAAGGTCAGCCAACTGCTGGGCGCTCGCATCGATGACAGCACATTCGCCGTGCCGC
Coding sequences:
- a CDS encoding DUF2771 domain-containing protein translates to MATRKEARKKSLLQLLALIIAVAVIVVSVVLFQNWWNSRPGPEPQDITVKASVGEKSLDVAPYMVCELGTECPEGEAPNLTVGKDDTLHLEIPEEISNHEWRILSIYDDPAANDEQIHGAGDSSTVDVPGSVDPIKASTGKRPRLMVVEISSLMIGTDGKGEEAPFSTVWSLSTMSDKELAEATKTAAPDKPTEPSKAASK
- a CDS encoding cold-shock protein codes for the protein MPIGKVKWFDADKGFGFVSNPGDEDVYVGRNVLPEGVDELVQGQRIDFDFAAGRRGPQALRVKVLDKPRRRTPSRKPDELSSMLSDVMTLLETQVQPVLAQGRYPERKTGRQVAEILRAIAKDLDS
- a CDS encoding resuscitation-promoting factor Rpf1 domain-containing protein, translating into MGRHSAKNNSFATKFAASTVAVGAAAAIMAPTASAAPDSDWDRLAQCESGGNWAINTGNGYYGGLQFSGQTWSAFGGGQYAPTANQATREQQIAVAEKILASQGWGAWPACSASLGLNSAPTPRDAAPAPAPAPAPVQQAAAQPSDELAVDALYKMVEDTAAKYGLAIPAEFANQYKANRHNFDAFYSANRQFIDPIAQLIENL
- a CDS encoding helicase-associated domain-containing protein is translated as MTPPHSTSSATVQFRTWLADLDQEQLSTLLGYRSDVLSPLPPGIAPLATRLSLTTSLARALAQCDAELLATAEDIALRGGELEPVEVLAPEPTARLLERGLAFEVEAQGVCLAPGLMQALPTGWSLLHQSTTNPEEITALPEDEARILQTLAASGGMGATRDAAPDADPTRPIPRLLAKSILTRVDSHTVRLPRAARRALEGHSPELIPLRPSGRAGTPPLEKKAGEAGAAAGLQVVRELERLIDLVGARPIELLKDKTVGVRPQAQLAKELGITELELRRLVCLGFSARLLSRGEPKGLKGNFLAPTQGAQEWLDAGLSEKWSLLLDAWQSSTWQPWAEGRLLSAESVSEHLARHRRTVMDVYAHASVPLSKEEFSEELRFRAPLFTTHTKSSTIDALVAEAEWIGAIALGQATQVLLDPAATHTLTPEEVDYFIIQGDLTVLVPGPLEASAHRRLGDLADLESPGLASVYRISASTLRRGLDVGMTAQEITDFFAAHSEVPQTLEFLIRDVDRRHGTLRSGPALAYLRSEDPVLLEMAVRAVPELRRIAPTVAISQVRVGELLEKLRAHGLAPAGEDETGASLNMALKPYALPTPAPRKAGPTRPDPTSVAKALLDTESPAPTAADESSLDVLHAAARGGRPVKITYADKNGNSKSRTVKPLSVAGGQVDATGSDGSTIRFPLHRITAVELA